The following are encoded in a window of Paraburkholderia sp. HP33-1 genomic DNA:
- a CDS encoding MFS transporter produces the protein MPLPLLALAVAAFGIGTTEFVIMGLLPDVARDLSVSIPAAGMLVSAYALGVTFGAPIVAIAVANMPRKKALMSLIGVFIVGNLLCAIAPGYAVLMAARIVTALCHGAFFGIGSVVAAGLVAPNRRAQAIALMFTGLTLANVLGVPLGTALGQAVGWRATFWAVTGIGVLAAAALAMCLPAKIEMHRASLVREFSVLKNPQVLMVLGISVLASASLFSSFTYITPILEDVTGFTPHAVTLVLLLFGLGLTVGNTLGGKLADWRLMPSLVASMMAIVVILCVFAGTMHARIPAMLTVFVWGALAFAIVPPLQMLIVDRASHAPNLASTLNQGAFNLGDATGAWLGGMAIGAGAPLTTLPWVGVLTALGALLLTLWSVSIERRVAVAG, from the coding sequence ATGCCTTTGCCTCTGCTTGCCCTTGCCGTTGCCGCGTTTGGAATCGGTACCACTGAGTTCGTCATCATGGGGCTCTTGCCCGACGTCGCGCGGGATCTGTCCGTGTCGATTCCGGCGGCCGGCATGCTGGTATCCGCGTATGCGCTCGGCGTCACGTTCGGCGCGCCGATCGTTGCGATCGCCGTCGCCAACATGCCGCGCAAGAAGGCGCTGATGAGCCTGATCGGCGTGTTCATCGTCGGCAATCTGCTGTGCGCGATCGCGCCGGGCTACGCGGTGCTGATGGCCGCACGCATCGTCACCGCGCTCTGCCACGGCGCGTTCTTCGGCATCGGCTCGGTGGTCGCGGCGGGGCTCGTCGCGCCGAATCGCCGCGCGCAGGCGATCGCGCTGATGTTTACCGGTCTCACGCTCGCCAACGTGCTCGGCGTGCCGCTCGGTACCGCGCTCGGCCAGGCGGTGGGCTGGCGCGCGACGTTCTGGGCCGTGACCGGCATCGGCGTGCTGGCGGCGGCCGCACTCGCGATGTGCCTGCCCGCGAAGATCGAGATGCACAGGGCGAGCCTCGTGCGCGAATTCAGCGTGCTGAAGAACCCACAGGTGCTGATGGTGCTCGGCATCAGCGTGCTGGCGTCGGCGAGCCTGTTTTCGAGCTTCACCTATATCACCCCGATTCTCGAGGACGTGACCGGCTTCACGCCGCACGCGGTCACGCTGGTGCTGCTGCTGTTCGGCCTTGGCCTGACGGTCGGCAACACGCTCGGCGGCAAGCTCGCGGACTGGCGGCTGATGCCGTCGCTGGTCGCGTCCATGATGGCGATCGTCGTGATTCTGTGTGTGTTCGCGGGCACGATGCACGCCCGCATTCCGGCGATGCTGACCGTGTTCGTGTGGGGCGCGCTCGCGTTCGCGATCGTGCCGCCGCTGCAGATGCTGATCGTCGACCGCGCGAGCCACGCGCCGAATCTTGCGTCGACGCTGAACCAGGGAGCGTTCAATCTCGGTGACGCGACCGGCGCGTGGCTCGGCGGCATGGCGATCGGCGCGGGCGCGCCGCTCACGACGCTGCCGTGGGTCGGCGTCCTGACCGCGCTCGGCGCGCTGCTGCTGACGCTGTGGTCGGTGTCGATCGAACGTCGGGTGGCGGTGGCGGGATAA
- a CDS encoding outer membrane protein assembly factor BamB family protein encodes MVSLRALRRVCLSGAAIAVTAIAAANCGGGGGGNNNAPTGASAGGSTGTSGSGSGTSMAAAQDVLTYHDDVARTGQNLSETTLTPANVTASTFGKVGFFAVDGKVDAQPLFVGSLAIAGGTHNVLYVATENDSVFAFDADTGATLWQVSALGAGETPSDSRGCSQIVNVIGITSTPVIDRSRGAHGTIYVVAMSKDAAGSYHQRIHALDLATGAELLNGPNEIGASYPGTGAGNTNGVVPFTPSLYAERAALLQLGNTVYTTWTSHCDDGGYTGWIMGYSADTLQQTTVLNVTPNGTGGAIWMSGAGPASDGSSIYLLDANGTFDTTLNSSGFPASNDFGNAFLKLGTSGGLSVADYFAMTNVVQESKGDIDLGSGGALVLPDLTDANGVVQHLAVGAGKDSTIYMANRDSMGKFNATADNIYQELPAQLAGGVFGMPAYFNGRVYFGSVGDYLKAFTVSNAKLSITPTAQSAMTFAYPGTTPSISANGATNGIVWAAENGTVAALHAFDPVTLAELYNSNQMGTRDQFGAGNKFITPLIANGKVYVGTTNGVAVFGLLGG; translated from the coding sequence ATGGTATCTCTGCGCGCGTTGCGCCGTGTCTGCCTGTCGGGCGCGGCGATCGCGGTAACCGCAATCGCCGCCGCGAACTGCGGAGGCGGCGGAGGCGGAAACAACAACGCCCCGACGGGCGCGAGCGCCGGCGGCAGCACCGGTACATCGGGCAGTGGCTCGGGCACATCGATGGCGGCCGCGCAGGACGTGCTTACCTATCACGACGACGTCGCGCGCACCGGCCAGAACCTCAGCGAAACCACGCTGACGCCCGCCAACGTGACGGCATCGACGTTCGGCAAGGTCGGCTTCTTCGCCGTCGACGGCAAGGTCGATGCGCAGCCGCTGTTCGTCGGTTCACTGGCGATCGCGGGCGGCACGCACAACGTGCTGTACGTCGCCACCGAGAATGACAGCGTGTTCGCATTCGATGCCGACACTGGCGCGACGCTGTGGCAGGTCAGCGCGCTAGGCGCCGGCGAAACCCCGAGCGACAGCCGCGGCTGCAGCCAGATCGTGAACGTAATCGGCATCACGTCGACACCGGTGATCGACCGTTCGCGCGGGGCGCACGGCACGATCTACGTCGTCGCGATGTCGAAGGACGCGGCCGGCAGCTATCATCAGCGCATTCACGCGCTCGACCTCGCGACCGGCGCCGAGCTGCTGAACGGTCCCAATGAAATCGGCGCCTCTTACCCGGGCACAGGCGCGGGCAATACGAACGGCGTCGTGCCGTTCACACCGTCGTTGTATGCGGAGCGCGCGGCGCTGCTGCAGCTCGGCAACACGGTCTACACGACGTGGACCTCGCACTGCGACGACGGCGGCTATACCGGCTGGATCATGGGCTACAGCGCCGACACGTTGCAGCAGACCACCGTGCTCAACGTGACGCCTAACGGCACCGGCGGCGCGATCTGGATGAGCGGCGCGGGCCCGGCGTCGGACGGCTCGTCGATCTATCTGCTCGATGCCAACGGCACCTTCGACACCACGCTCAACTCGAGCGGCTTTCCGGCCAGCAACGACTTCGGCAATGCGTTCCTGAAGCTCGGTACGTCGGGTGGCCTGTCGGTCGCGGACTACTTCGCGATGACGAACGTCGTGCAAGAGTCCAAAGGCGACATCGACCTCGGCTCCGGCGGTGCACTCGTGCTGCCGGACCTGACCGACGCGAACGGCGTCGTGCAGCATCTGGCAGTCGGCGCGGGCAAGGACAGCACCATTTACATGGCGAATCGCGACTCAATGGGCAAGTTCAACGCGACGGCCGACAACATCTATCAGGAGCTTCCCGCGCAGCTGGCCGGCGGCGTGTTCGGCATGCCTGCGTATTTCAACGGGCGCGTGTATTTCGGCTCGGTCGGCGATTATCTGAAGGCGTTCACCGTGAGCAATGCGAAGCTGTCGATCACGCCGACCGCGCAGAGCGCAATGACGTTCGCCTATCCCGGCACGACCCCGAGCATCTCGGCGAACGGCGCCACGAACGGCATCGTGTGGGCCGCCGAAAACGGCACCGTCGCGGCACTGCATGCGTTCGACCCGGTCACGCTCGCCGAGCTGTACAACAGCAACCAGATGGGCACGCGCGATCAGTTCGGCGCGGGCAACAAGTTCATCACGCCATTGATCGCGAACGGCAAGGTGTATGTCGGCACGACCAATGGGGTGGCGGTATTTGGGTTGTTGGGCGGCTGA
- a CDS encoding SRPBCC family protein codes for MATIYREIAVETPAANAWAALRDPADVARVFAGVLIAARMEGDLRWVTFADGTVVEERVIAVDDAHMRLAYSVGGGRFEHHHATLQVMADTPARCRVIWIADFKPDERSAVVEVLTDAGCAALGRNLARC; via the coding sequence ATGGCTACGATCTACCGGGAAATCGCCGTGGAAACCCCCGCGGCCAATGCATGGGCGGCGCTGCGCGATCCCGCCGACGTTGCCCGCGTGTTCGCGGGCGTACTGATTGCGGCGCGCATGGAAGGCGACCTGCGCTGGGTCACTTTCGCCGACGGCACCGTGGTCGAGGAACGCGTGATTGCCGTCGACGATGCCCACATGCGGCTCGCCTACTCGGTGGGCGGCGGACGCTTCGAGCACCATCACGCGACGCTGCAGGTCATGGCCGACACGCCCGCACGTTGCCGCGTGATCTGGATCGCCGACTTCAAGCCCGACGAGCGCAGCGCCGTGGTCGAAGTGCTGACGGATGCGGGCTGCGCGGCTCTCGGGCGCAACCTCGCGCGGTGCTGA
- a CDS encoding pyridoxal-phosphate-dependent aminotransferase family protein: MPISTSTTVASSVPCPVVESLDAILPEEPLLMMGAGPVPIPAAVAKANAIVINHLGGTMAKVVNQVKTMARYVFQTQSKWVLGVAGPGSGAMEMAISNLAWEGTRMLCIKNGFFSDRMGEMGRRVGARVSVLEVADRTVASLDQVAEALRRERPEVVTVVQGETSNTVWNHHLKDIAALAKEAGALVIVDAVCTLSTMPLEMDRWGIDAVITGGQKGLSSIPGVSLIAFSDAAWARVKDRTAPNTHWCLDASLAENFWHNAGYHYTAPVSGVLALHEALRLVCAETLEKRFARHLKCSLALQQGVTAMGLQLYAPEHCRLNSVVGIEVPDGLSPADVCAHISRQHQVEISGSFGLPIVRIGQMGEQCREHNLFRTVHALGRTMVDLGIKVDLPAGVAALERGLSEGK; encoded by the coding sequence ATGCCGATTTCAACCTCCACTACCGTAGCTTCGTCCGTCCCCTGTCCGGTTGTCGAATCGCTCGACGCGATCCTTCCCGAAGAACCGCTCCTGATGATGGGCGCCGGCCCCGTGCCGATTCCCGCCGCGGTCGCGAAGGCCAATGCGATCGTGATCAACCATCTGGGCGGCACGATGGCGAAGGTGGTGAACCAGGTGAAGACGATGGCGCGCTATGTGTTCCAGACGCAGTCGAAGTGGGTGCTCGGCGTCGCGGGACCGGGATCGGGTGCGATGGAGATGGCGATCTCCAATCTCGCGTGGGAAGGCACGCGCATGCTGTGCATCAAGAACGGCTTCTTCAGCGACCGTATGGGCGAAATGGGCCGGCGTGTCGGCGCGCGCGTGAGCGTGCTCGAAGTCGCGGACCGCACGGTCGCGAGTCTGGATCAGGTGGCCGAGGCGCTGCGCCGCGAGCGTCCCGAGGTCGTCACGGTCGTGCAGGGCGAGACGTCGAACACCGTGTGGAACCATCATCTGAAAGACATCGCCGCGCTCGCGAAGGAAGCGGGCGCGCTCGTGATCGTCGATGCCGTCTGCACGCTGAGCACGATGCCGCTCGAAATGGACAGATGGGGCATCGATGCGGTGATTACCGGCGGCCAGAAGGGCTTGTCGTCGATTCCGGGGGTGTCGCTGATCGCGTTTTCAGACGCGGCGTGGGCGCGCGTCAAAGACCGCACGGCGCCCAATACGCACTGGTGTCTCGATGCGTCGCTGGCGGAAAACTTCTGGCACAACGCCGGTTATCACTACACGGCGCCGGTGTCGGGCGTGCTCGCGCTGCACGAGGCGCTGCGGCTCGTCTGCGCGGAGACGCTGGAGAAGCGCTTCGCGCGCCATCTGAAATGCTCGCTCGCGTTGCAGCAGGGCGTCACCGCGATGGGCCTGCAACTGTATGCGCCCGAGCATTGCCGGCTCAACTCGGTGGTCGGCATCGAGGTGCCGGACGGCCTGAGTCCCGCCGACGTTTGCGCGCATATCTCGCGACAGCATCAGGTGGAAATCTCCGGCTCGTTCGGTCTACCCATAGTGCGTATCGGACAGATGGGCGAGCAGTGTCGCGAGCACAACCTGTTTCGCACCGTGCACGCGCTCGGCCGCACGATGGTCGATCTCGGCATCAAGGTCGATCTGCCGGCGGGTGTCGCGGCGCTCGAGCGGGGGCTTTCGGAAGGGAAGTAA
- a CDS encoding crotonase/enoyl-CoA hydratase family protein, whose translation MIANEYFNDHVRIESNDDNGVATIVLDRPARRNAVDRQVADALSAAFSRFEAKPAWRAAVLFGAGGTFCAGADLSALADDTRRNELHADGSGPGPMGPTRMHFSKPVIAAIAGHAVAGGLELAAMCDLRVVEEDALLGVFCRRVGIPLIDGGTIRLPRLIGLSRALDLILTGRAVDAGEALAFGLANRVVPKGQARAAAEQLAAELAAFPQAALLADRRSALENSTLDDLAEALRREGSGGYAAVLAEGLAGAARFASGAGRHGETFDVNQVAPRDA comes from the coding sequence ATGATAGCCAACGAATATTTCAATGACCATGTGCGCATCGAGTCGAATGACGACAATGGGGTGGCCACGATCGTTCTCGACCGGCCCGCACGGCGCAACGCAGTCGATCGCCAGGTGGCCGATGCGTTGAGCGCCGCGTTCAGCCGCTTCGAGGCGAAACCCGCGTGGCGCGCGGCCGTGCTGTTCGGCGCAGGCGGCACGTTTTGCGCGGGCGCGGACCTGAGCGCGCTCGCCGACGACACGCGCCGCAACGAGCTGCACGCGGACGGCAGCGGCCCGGGTCCGATGGGACCGACGCGGATGCACTTCAGCAAGCCGGTGATTGCCGCGATCGCCGGCCATGCGGTCGCGGGTGGGCTCGAGCTTGCCGCCATGTGCGATTTGCGCGTCGTCGAGGAAGACGCGCTGCTCGGCGTGTTCTGCCGACGCGTCGGTATTCCGCTGATCGACGGCGGCACAATCCGGCTGCCGCGTTTGATCGGCCTGTCGCGCGCGCTCGATCTGATCCTGACCGGCCGCGCGGTCGATGCGGGCGAGGCGCTCGCGTTCGGACTCGCCAACCGCGTGGTGCCGAAAGGCCAAGCGCGCGCGGCCGCCGAGCAACTGGCCGCAGAGCTCGCCGCGTTTCCGCAGGCGGCGCTGCTCGCCGACCGCCGCTCCGCGCTCGAGAACAGCACGCTCGACGATCTCGCCGAAGCGTTGCGGCGTGAAGGCTCAGGCGGCTACGCGGCCGTCCTCGCCGAGGGCCTGGCGGGCGCGGCGCGCTTCGCGTCCGGCGCGGGCCGGCATGGTGAAACGTTCGATGTGAATCAAGTAGCGCCGCGCGATGCTTGA
- the fahA gene encoding fumarylacetoacetase, with protein MNAVNDLQATLDPARKSWIESANDPASDFPIQNLPFGIFSDRGNDARRVGVAIGDQIVDLAGLQAAGLLSAPAQNVFARDALNDFIALGRDAWRSVRIQLSQLLARDTATLRDAAALRTKALVRVADARLHLPVQIPGYTDFYSSKEHATNVGTMFRDPKNALLPNWSEMPIGYNGRASSVVVSGTPVRRPNGQLKLPDQERPVFGACRKLDIELETGFIIGGGNALGESIACEDAEAHIFGMVLLNDWSARDIQQWEYVPLGPFNAKTFATTISPWVVTLDALEPFRVAQPVQEPQPLAYLRHQGEHAFDIHLEVTLRAQHAQQASTIARTNFKYMYWTMAQQLAHHTVAGCNTRVGDLMGSGTISGPSEDSYGSLLELTWNGTKPLELKEGGTRTFIEDGDELTLVGWCQGDGYRVGFGACAGEILPARQ; from the coding sequence ATGAACGCGGTGAACGATCTTCAGGCGACGCTCGATCCGGCGCGCAAGAGCTGGATCGAGTCGGCCAACGACCCGGCCAGCGACTTTCCGATCCAGAACCTGCCGTTCGGCATTTTCAGCGACCGTGGCAACGACGCGCGGCGCGTGGGCGTCGCGATCGGCGATCAGATCGTCGATCTTGCCGGGTTGCAAGCCGCGGGTCTGCTGAGCGCGCCGGCGCAGAACGTGTTCGCACGCGATGCCCTGAACGATTTCATCGCGCTCGGCCGCGATGCGTGGCGCAGCGTGCGTATTCAGCTGAGCCAGCTGCTCGCGCGCGACACCGCGACGCTGCGCGACGCTGCCGCGTTGCGCACGAAGGCGCTGGTCCGCGTGGCCGATGCGCGCCTGCATCTGCCGGTGCAGATTCCGGGCTACACGGACTTTTATTCGTCGAAGGAACACGCGACCAATGTCGGCACGATGTTTCGCGATCCGAAGAATGCGCTGCTGCCGAACTGGTCGGAGATGCCGATCGGCTACAACGGCCGCGCGTCGTCGGTGGTGGTGAGCGGCACGCCGGTGCGTCGTCCTAACGGTCAGCTGAAGCTGCCGGATCAGGAGCGCCCGGTATTCGGCGCGTGCCGCAAGCTCGATATCGAACTGGAAACGGGTTTCATTATCGGCGGCGGCAATGCGCTCGGCGAATCGATCGCGTGCGAGGATGCGGAGGCGCACATCTTCGGCATGGTGCTGTTGAACGACTGGAGCGCACGCGACATCCAGCAATGGGAATACGTGCCGCTCGGCCCGTTCAACGCGAAGACCTTCGCGACGACGATCTCGCCGTGGGTCGTCACGCTCGATGCGCTCGAACCGTTCCGCGTCGCGCAGCCGGTGCAGGAGCCGCAGCCACTCGCGTACCTGCGGCATCAAGGCGAGCACGCGTTCGACATCCACCTCGAAGTGACGTTGCGTGCTCAACACGCGCAGCAAGCGAGCACGATCGCGCGGACCAATTTCAAATACATGTACTGGACGATGGCGCAGCAGCTCGCGCATCACACGGTGGCGGGCTGCAATACGCGGGTGGGCGACCTGATGGGCTCGGGGACGATCAGCGGGCCGAGCGAGGATTCATATGGCAGCCTGCTCGAGCTGACGTGGAACGGCACGAAGCCGCTGGAGTTGAAGGAGGGCGGCACGCGCACGTTTATCGAGGACGGTGATGAGTTGACGCTCGTCGGCTGGTGCCAGGGCGACGGATATCGCGTGGGGTTCGGCGCGTGTGCCGGGGAGATTTTGCCGGCGCGGCAGTGA
- a CDS encoding plasmid fertility inhibition factor family protein, with product MFLSHPARSVSALFMRWRPVASLPSLPLSLPLPNSSPAGAPVSTETVWIVPLEEHSWYDHVRLKRVFVTDGTRHQVVLVDLRKLLVCADRDNTDYVLKPVAEWHGGKVRGIREFLDPDSPRIPQMPYVTISTRRAPGLLGWVGIEREGVVAFRNGQHRARYLCAAGARWCPVEVHEREAVLLRELCGAADDARTAIRAIQPGGEGGV from the coding sequence ATGTTTCTTTCACATCCGGCTCGTAGCGTTAGCGCTCTATTTATGCGCTGGCGTCCTGTCGCCAGCTTGCCGAGCCTGCCTTTGTCCTTGCCTTTGCCCAATTCATCACCGGCCGGCGCGCCGGTCTCCACCGAAACGGTCTGGATCGTGCCGTTGGAGGAGCATTCGTGGTACGACCATGTGCGCCTGAAGCGCGTATTTGTCACCGACGGCACACGTCATCAGGTCGTGCTCGTCGATCTGCGCAAGCTGCTCGTGTGCGCGGATCGTGACAACACCGATTATGTGCTTAAGCCCGTCGCCGAGTGGCACGGGGGCAAGGTCCGCGGCATTCGCGAGTTTCTCGATCCCGACAGCCCACGCATTCCGCAGATGCCGTACGTGACGATCTCCACGCGTCGCGCGCCGGGACTGCTCGGCTGGGTCGGCATCGAGCGCGAGGGGGTGGTCGCGTTTCGCAACGGCCAGCATCGCGCGCGCTATCTGTGCGCGGCGGGCGCGCGCTGGTGTCCGGTCGAAGTGCACGAGCGCGAGGCGGTCTTGCTGCGCGAACTGTGCGGCGCGGCCGATGATGCCCGCACCGCGATTCGCGCAATCCAGCCGGGCGGCGAGGGCGGCGTCTAG
- a CDS encoding 2-hydroxyacid dehydrogenase, protein MRTILFSSRQYDNDTFTEANAAHGYELHFQESLLDSDTAILAHGYEVVCPFVNDNVDATTLERLHAGGTRMIALRSAGFNHVDLAAAERLGMPVARVPAYSPYAVAEHAVGLILALNRRLPRAVARTREGDFSLHGLLGFDLHGKTVGVIGTGIIGRVFARIMAGFGMQVLAYDPGTPSDELLALGARYVPLDTLLAQADIVSLHCPLLPDTYHLIDSAALAKMKRGAMLINTGRGGLVEANALIGALKEGRLGHLGLDVYEEEGGIFFEDHSNLPLQDDVLARLLMFPNVIVTAHQAFFTHEAMTEIAQTTLANIAAWQAGTPRNIVHAAE, encoded by the coding sequence ATGCGCACGATCCTGTTCAGCAGTCGTCAGTACGACAACGACACATTTACCGAGGCCAATGCCGCGCACGGCTACGAACTGCATTTCCAGGAATCCCTGCTCGACAGCGACACCGCGATCCTCGCGCATGGCTACGAGGTGGTCTGCCCGTTCGTCAACGACAATGTCGACGCCACGACGCTCGAGCGGCTTCATGCGGGCGGCACGCGCATGATCGCGCTGCGCTCGGCGGGCTTCAATCACGTCGACCTCGCGGCGGCCGAGCGGCTCGGCATGCCGGTCGCGCGTGTGCCGGCCTACTCGCCGTACGCGGTCGCCGAACATGCGGTCGGGCTGATCCTCGCGCTGAACCGGCGCCTGCCGCGCGCGGTCGCGCGCACACGCGAAGGCGACTTCTCGCTGCATGGGCTGCTCGGCTTCGACCTGCATGGCAAGACAGTCGGCGTGATCGGCACGGGCATCATCGGCCGGGTGTTCGCGCGCATCATGGCGGGCTTCGGCATGCAGGTGCTCGCCTACGATCCAGGCACGCCCTCCGACGAACTGCTCGCGCTCGGCGCACGCTACGTGCCGCTCGATACGTTGCTCGCGCAAGCGGACATCGTCAGTCTGCATTGTCCGCTGCTGCCCGACACCTATCACCTGATCGACAGCGCCGCGCTGGCGAAGATGAAGCGCGGCGCGATGCTGATCAACACCGGGCGCGGCGGGCTCGTCGAGGCGAACGCGCTGATCGGCGCGTTGAAAGAAGGCCGGCTCGGCCATCTGGGGCTCGACGTCTACGAGGAAGAAGGCGGCATCTTCTTCGAGGATCACTCGAATCTGCCGCTCCAGGACGACGTGCTCGCGCGTCTCCTGATGTTCCCGAACGTGATCGTCACCGCGCACCAGGCGTTCTTCACACACGAGGCGATGACCGAGATCGCGCAGACCACGCTCGCGAACATCGCGGCGTGGCAGGCGGGCACGCCGCGCAACATCGTGCATGCGGCGGAGTAG